A window of Schistocerca cancellata isolate TAMUIC-IGC-003103 chromosome 1, iqSchCanc2.1, whole genome shotgun sequence genomic DNA:
gtgcgtaaagcacgtcgacgagcacgtaaagcgtctctacatgctgcggtccaccaggggaccggtacacgacgtggagaagaagtagggtgagggatggaatattcagcagcagcaagaatgacttccgtgaggtgtgcgacctgacgatcgcagcttgtgaaggtttgatcctgaaaggtcgccctggaagagaagagcccccagtctgccttggagatggtccaattagagaagcacggagagggggtatgctgcaggagatggataacacacgggaagtggtcgctcgaatatgtatcagaaagtgcataccactcaaaccggcgtgcaagttggggagtacatatagagaggtctaaatgggaataggtgtgagatgtgtccgaaagaaaagtaggggcgccagtattgaggcagacaagattgagctggttgaaaaggtctgctaacaaggagcccctagGGCATTAATACACAGTATGTTGTACTTCACTGTTTATAGTAAAGCACAAAAGcacagggactgatgaccatgcacTTTGgtccctcacccctccccccccccccccccccccccccctctgtaaaccaaccaaccacaaaaaTACCCAGGCAATGGAAAgaaacaaccacttcaatgcagtgTTGTTGGCAGTGTAGCTCCATTTAGACTGGTAACTAAGTGGATGGGGAAGAAACTCACCAAGGTCAGTAACCTCTCACCACAAACAACCACCTTGCACACTCAGCTGCAACTGTTTCTGTGAGTATAGCTTCTCTTTTATTTGCGATTTTTGGAATTGTTTCAGGTAACTCGGGTTTCGGTTGACCCCAGCTTGGTTAACCGTGGTTTTCCTGTATCTATAAAACAATATGTAACATCGTATACTCAAGTATTCTTACAAGTGGAACACTATACATGCCACACATCTGTATGCCAATACCCCGCAAGTACAATACTTTGACTGGTTTTTTTGTTTGACAAAACTTTTCGTATACAATTCACAGTGTAACGTGTAAATAGATCCACATTTCCTCTTAATAACTCATCAACTGCTTTCATTCTGATGCTTCGTTTTTTCGTAAAAACCTAACGCAATATGCCTTTTTGAAATTATGTCATATTGTTCACACATGATGACTAATATATTTTGGTAACTTTCAAAACCAAATTCCATAGAAagagcaatttttttctgtttcctgatgCCCAGTTCTGTGCAACAAAAGCAGTGAAGTTTGTAGAGTAGTCATAACAGAGATTGCTGCCTAACAGTAGCCATATCATCAGTGGGATATTCGTTGTGTGTACTTTGCTCAATCTTCTTCTTTGGGCTAAATACAGGATGTACATAGtgttcgggaacactttcaatcatttattgcacaagaactaaacactgaaCAGatgtattgcattttgaagagaaactcttaagtttttttttacgaacattcgatatgcgaaccatgagggACCCAGCggatgtcaatatggtaatcgaattcttgccatacctgaccCAGCATGtcatcgactgtggcagttgcttccctTATTCTCTcacagagctctgctacatcatgtggtagaggtggtacatgcACCAGATTTTTAATGTCTCCCACAGAAAaaggtcacacggagtgagatgtgATGATCGGGGAGGCCATGTCAAGAAACATGTCCCCTTCCATACCTAGGCCGATCCATCAatacggcagctccgtgttcaggtacccacaaacttcacgatgaaaatgggatggagcaccatcctgctgaaaggtaaACAGAGAATccgactgcatttgaggcatcagccactgctgcaacatgtccaagtatgaacatccagtgacagtgctctcagcaAAGAAGACTGGCCGGTAGGTTTTTGACatcacaaggcacaaaaaacacttacctttggggaatcacactcaaattcaatgcattcgtgtggatgctttgcacccagattcaacaattatgtctgttcactttcccattagtgtggaaagtGGCTTCCTAACTAAAAATTAAgctatcaacaatgccatccccatcctcattcaattgttcaactgtgaacaaaactcaaaacacttgtcgttgtcactgagcttctgcactagctcaaaTTTGAATAGTTTCATGGGCAGCTTATGTCGAAGGACTTTCAACTTTGTCCTTGAAGCCaattcgagttcacgggatgcatgacacaccaatttctttggtctccttatgaatgtctctcttaTGCGCTcgacattcacttcactcacactgggacgtccgcttctctttgctgggcacaagcaacccgtcgtaacaaatttgttgtgccagtggtaaatggccttccttgttggtggcttcttaccatacttggttctgaacagctgtagcacacttatttttgtcgaactccaacacacagaaagctcgctccgcacctgaactcgccatgtttgcgactagcactatcagtaaattaccaaactacactgtggtagTATAcacgaaaaaaactttcagggttgtATGAtaactgtacaatgtttggttcttgtgcaataaataatttaaagtcttCCCGGACTTTAAGTGTGCTTGATTCCCACTCCCCTCAGTATCAAGACCCTCCTGCCACGATTTGTGCATCATCAATGTAGTCAACTTTAATATTTTGCTTGCATGTTCCATcaccttttctgttagcactgtcagTTCTTTCTGCTTCCCATCATAACTACAAGCCATTGCAGTTACACACTGTGAGGCATTTTTCCATGACTTGAACTGCAAGTTTGCAGTGTGCACTGCTCTGAACTAGAATGCGGCTGTACCTAGTCATATGACTAAATTAGTTCCAGCTACAGCCGGACTGCAATTTGCTTTGCTGGATAATAAAACATAGTTCACAAATAAGGCCAAGCAAACATCAATTTGTGTATCTTGCATCTTTGGGTGAATGTCCCAATGAATCCCCAAGCAATGAAAACTGAACCATGCCAGCTTGTAAATCATGTctaagccattgcttgatcttttgaatcttctctattttccTTTTCTCCTGTACTACTAATGTGTGTATTTACTTCTTAGGAGCAGTTGTTGCTGATGAACACAGCATTAATTCTCTGCAGAGCATCTTGCATTTTGCTGTTGTTTTTATAACCTTTATTTTTAATGTTCCTCAGACACAGGTAAGTTCGACACTTCGTTGGCTGAACTCCTCTGCCTTCACACTGTACACACCAATCTTAACCAAACCTCAACAAAACAAGAACTCTAAACATAAATGTGAGATAGCACCCCCATAGCGGCAATACGCTGCAGCTGGACAAAAACAATGTTTCCTCTAATTTGTACCAACACTGCCATGAATAGCTGTTTCTGtgcttcaaacataatttcaataTAAACACATAAACAGATGTTTATGTCATACTTGTCAAAACCTGTAAAACTTTACAAGCATATCAGAAGAAAAATGTTCTAAAGTAAACTATGAAATTAAGAGACTGAATTATTGGCCAATAATTCCCTTCTCAATAAATATTTGTACTGCTGATTGACACACATAAAAGTAAATGCCATGTATCCCCCATTCGCCTAAGGCATAGGCAGCCCATCAGACACTGAAGCATCACGGATTTGCCTACATAGAAGGTGTGCCTCTCCAGACTGCATCGATCAAAACAAGGACAACAGACAGCAGGACCAGTGCCACCAGATTGGTTGGCTGGTttaaaaaggggaggggggaggtgggggggggggggggggcaaactgctTGGTCATTAGTCCCTTGTTCCTATTAAAACAATTACACAAGGGAATGACTAAAACAAATGACGAAATGTACAACACAATACCAAAaggaaggaaaaaccacaagaatgacagaaaggCAACAGACACTACAAcgaacaaaacaggacaagaaaaccataGAGATatacaagaaacaggtagaagagattaaaacaaagAAAGCAGTTACCGTGGCTGGctcaccacgagaataaaaaggaaaagtcaGCCACTCCACAACACATTAAAATCCccagcctaaaagcactagggtgcaggacacagagggacaaaggacatgcggtAAAACTTAAgacagaatgataaaacccaccctcacgtacaaaacataaaattaaatcaggtgatgagacactgtcagctaaaattaatggcaacgagtctggTAACCGAAGATTTCAACGCAGGGCAAGTAGGAAAGCGcaacagaatatgggccactgtaaACACGGCATCACACCGATACTGAGGTGGGTCTTCAAGGTGCAGGAAATAGCTGTGGGtgacccaagtgtggccaatgtggtGCCGGCAGAGAATCACAAAGTCTCtgtgagaggcccacatggaagacttccacacatccgtagcctccttaatgacatgcaattTGTTGTGCATAATGTTATTCCATTCAGTCTCCCAGAGccaaaaaccttgcggcgtaataagGAAAGCAGGTCAACTACAGGAATGCCGATCTCCGTAAGTGGTTTCCTTGGAAGCTGTTTGGCCAGTCTATCAGCAAGTTCATTGTCTGGGATGCCGACATGTcccggggtccagacaaacaccactgaatgacacgacccttccagggcatagatggactccttgatagtcgctaccaaaggatggtgtgggtagcactggtcgaaagcttggaggctgctcgaggagtcagtacagagaagaaacgacttgcCAGGGCACGAGCAGATGTGCTCAAGGGCATGAGATATggtcgccagctctgcagtgaaaacactgcagccatatggcaaggagtgctgttcaatatgtaaacataggcgaagccaacatgaccatcagccatcgagctattggtgtaaaccacttcagagctccAGGACATGTCAAGAATCAAAAGGAAGCGACAGCGGAAAGCCGCGGGGTTacctgagtccttagggccatgctaaATGTCCAGACAAAGCTTTGACCTATGTTTACATCATGGagatgtacgtgaatggacctcgagtagagTTGGTAAAGGGAAGAACTCgacttcagacagaagggatcggacATGAACCACAaacttaagccctgacctgggatGCCAATGTGAGAGATGAACTGCCGTGGTTGTGAAAaagagacagtaatttggatgctcaggagagctACGAATGTGTACTACATAACTGccaagcagttgtgcacgtctgatctgtaatggagggactccagcctccaccagtacactcatcctaaaagctcccgtcgctagtcgaactccgcagtggtgcactgggttcagTAAACGCAACACTTAGGacgctgctgaaccataaaccagactcccatagtcaggatgggattgaacaagggctctatagagttgcagcagcatagagcaatctgcatcccacttggtgttgctcaggcagtggagggcattgaggtgctgccagcatttccaCTTAAggatgatgaagatgaggaagccaagtcaactgagcggatcgtcattaaggtaaagttctattTCCAGCTGAATGGTACGatgtcgacagaagtgcatgacacacaaccttgcagctgaaaactggaagccgtgggctagagcccatgacttcgtcttgtgaatggctccctgtaggcaccgctcagctACACCAGtattggaggagcagtacgaaatacagaagtcgtcagcatacagagaaagtgagactgactgccctacagctgctgctagaccgttaatggacactaaaaatagagagacagtcaatacagagccctgtggtactccattctcctggatacagGGGGGAACTGTGGGAGGCACCAAGTTGGACAAgggaagtacggagcgacaggaagttttggataaaaatcaggagcgggtCTCAGAGACCCCACtcacacaatgtggcaaggatatgatgttgccaggtcatgtcgcaagctttacgtaagtcaaaaaagatggcgcaaccaggtgttggcgtctggaaaatgcTGTTCAGATGGTAGACTCAAGGGACAAGATTATCAGTGCTAGAGCAACCCTGGCAGAAACCGTCCTGGCATGGAACCAGTAGGCCCCgtgactccaggagccaacacaactggtgacttaccatacattctaacagcttacaaagaatgtcagTGAGGctcatgggccgatagctatcacATCAAGTGGGTATCTGCCAggcttgagcactggaatgatggtgctctccctccattgcaatggaaagacgccatttCACCAGATCCGGTTGAGCCATttcaccagatccggttgaagatgacaaggagatgtcacttgtagttggATGAGAgaggtttgatcatctgactgtggatccaacctggcccaggagctgtgtcggggcaatgtgcaagggcactgaggagctcccactcagtaaatggagcactatagggttcactgtgacgttcagtgaacgagaggactttcctatcAATCCACCATTTGAGGGTACAAAAGGCTGGGGGATAGTTCGATGTAGAGGCTCAAgaacagtgctcagcaaagtgctctgcAATTgcatttgcatcggtagataacatatcattgatgttaatgccagggaaacttgtcggggtctggtacccaaaaacgtGTCTGatattcatccagacttgggaaggtgacttatggcacccaatggttgagacgtacctctcccagcactcatGTTTCCATCTTTTTATACGCTGGTGAAcgtgggcacggagccgtttaaaagctattaggtgctctacaGACGGATGACGTTTATGTCATTGTAAAGCTTGCTGACACTCTTTAATTGCTTCTGCGATTTatggcgaccaccaaggtactgactttcgccaGAGGCACCCTACAGAACAAGGGTTCGCCGCAGAAATGATTGTTCCAGTGACCCGCTCACCCACCACATCGATGGTACTATGTGGGGGAGATTAAATGGTGACAACAGAGATGAATGCTTCCCAGTCTGCctcgtttaaagcccatctgggtagacaTCTGGTGGAATGGcggctgggggagtgacaggaagatgggaaagtggtcactaccacacaagtcatcgtgggctctccagttgacagatgggagaagtcctgggctgcagagggataaatcaatggcctattaagtaccatgagccacactgaaatgtgtggggggccccagtatttaagaggcagagctcGACTTgaaacagtaaattttcaacatctctacctcggccagtaagcaaaatgccaccccacaaggggttatgggtgttaaaatctcccaaaagtaggaaagatttagggagtcgatgaatcagtgcagccaacatGTTCAGGGGTATTGCAgcaatctggaggaagatatacgttgcaaaTGTGTGTCGTCCTCAtcttgacagccacagcttcaagaggagtttgaagggggaCAAATTCATTaaataccgagttcaggacatacacgcaaactccacctgacactattatattctctatggttcttgtaatatcccctatagccacagagggcaggggtttgcattgccgggaaccaggtttcttggaggtcaatgcagaaagcaggggtaaagcttaatagttgccgtagctcagccaggtggtggaaaaactgcagcaattccactggagggtgACGATATCGTGACGCTGGGAAGGCAAGAAGCGCACAatgaggcaggttatgcctcagggtcacctgctgccaccaattgagtATTTGTATCTATTCCTACTGCAGATGAGGCATCAGTAAGATCCAGAACCTCAGGGGACAttaagatctccacctcatcctcagatgcagaattgatagGGAGTGATGGTGTTGGGGTGACCAGAGGGTACTGTCTCTTAGTAGACATCTTCTTggtttgcttgccctctcgcttctctttaggagcTTGGTGAGAGGACTTTtccgaagtagcttcaggcatggaggaagactgtgaagctctTAGTCCAGCAGCtcttggctcctttagccactggcgagtgtccgccatggcattagtggagacctcggGAGAGAGGGTctcaagggaccccttccgcaTGAGAGGAGCCGAaagaggctgttgcttctctggctgggaggggggggggggggaccgaccgATGTCCCttgtgtttgggagggggggggggccttgctCTCGAAGTAGGTGCTTTGTGAGCAACAGAAGAAGATgggccccctaccaccaagggggtggATGGATTCTGGTGGCCCAGAGGGGGCGCTGGTCGCAGCACAGAGCATGGAACTACCATCATTTGTGACGGTGATGTAgaagtagctgcagcatatgtggacatcaaccgaatggggtgtaatatttcaaattttagtttagcctcttggtaagtcagctggtccagggtcttgtactacaTAATTTactgctccttttggagtactgtgcagtctggcgagctgGGGGAGTGGTGTTCTCCACagctgatacaagtgggaggaggcgcacatggagtatctggatgcagtggacatctgcagtgtcaacatgtggcactggaagtgcagcaggaagatgtgcccgaatttccagcacttaaagcaccacatgggGGAAGGACGTATGGTTTAatgtcacagcagtaaaccatcaccttgacatttGCAGACAATGAATCATCCTCAAAGgcgaagatgaaggcaccagtggcaaccctgttgtctttgggtttcCTGTGAACACGCCGGATaaaatgaacacctcgccattCTACATTGGTGTGGAGCTCTTCGTCAGACTGCAAGGGGAGGtcatgatggaaaataatcccttggaccatgttgaggcttttatgggaagtgatggaaacaggaatatcacccagattGTGACAAGCGAGTGATGCCTGGTATTGGGCTGGGGaggctgtctgaatcaagactacaACGTTTCTCATATTGGACaacgctgtcacttccccaaacttatcctcaagatgttcaacaaaaaaatgaGGCTTTGTAGGTAGAAAGGACTCCCCATTCATTCTGCTAAAGACTAAATACTGAGGCAAATATGACTCTTGTTTCTGTAGtcctatgttcctcccatggtgtagcaagAGAGGCAAACGGTTTAGGGTCACACCTGTCAGCATTGTATTCGAatctgcccttcttagagactgctggtgccattcagtcaccagcgagagatgactttgtccgcttcattgcaggtcatccgccctgatgccacccactccgatcaggggctctccccacgggcgccacccagccacagcaaaggccacctggcatgatggccgttgctgggagtccGGATGCCCCAtgaagatgggcatctactccttggcatacatggggaattTACAGAtcgggcatcagcagtgtgatccctgtgctgtcagggggctaccaccaaatgagtACATGACAGCCTCACCACAATTGGCTGGCTACCGTATTGGATTCTGGGCACAGAGAAATCAAATACTGTCATGGGgcgaagaggacaggagacaacggaagaagatgacctATCCCAAAAAGTGTCCTTGCCCagatagttgaattgcaggtgaagATGCAAAGTCATGATGAGAAGAGGTTCAGGAGAACAAAtataagggcactatggataactcgtgcaccacataaggcacccttccccatatggcccacacttctgtagaatttggaaagtgggagGTCAAACCATAAATTGGGATTTGAACTTATAGGACCGAAAATGAGAGACTTCTTTTAGTCTCCTCTTACAACAAGCAGGAATACCGtgagcctattctaacccccggacctgcagggggagtGCCACCAGAGGTCCTCTGTGCCAGGTACCTATTTCCTCAGCCATGTCACGTGTGCAGAACTGCATCAGCACAAATTTGATTGTGCCCTGGCTATATAGGGTGGCTCAAGCCAACATTTTTGCAATTCACTTTACTGGAGATCTGGCCCAATCTATGTGCTGACtcttagcagcccatcagtcagAGCCCAGTCAGAATCCACCGCAACAGGACCTAACACATTCCAGCTACAATCCAGGACATACCTGTGGGCCAAATATGCTAAATGCTCAACCTTGTCATTGAGGGTTATCAGTGGCATAGTCTTCACATCACACTATGCTTACTCACAGTGTGTTCCAGGCATATGCCTGTCAATGTCTGGGAAgttgtattatttttcattgagAAGTTTTCCTTCATTATTAAATCTCTCTAATGTGGTTGTAATAAACTCTTGTTCTCGTTTACCAGTGTCTTATTATTCCTTATGAATCATTTCCCCATTGGAGGCACAGCAGTAAATACACAATCCAACTTTTGAAACTAGTAACTCCTCCCCTCGGGAGGCGGGAAGGATAAATTGGGGAAGGCTACAAAGAAGGGCTGGTTGGTCAGAAAGTCAGCTATTGTGAGAACAAAAGGAGACAATGAGCTTCATCACTGGAATTGCTTTAGCAGTCATTTTGACGTAAACAAACTGACAGCAACAATTACCACAAGGCTATTCAAATAAAATTGTCATTGTTTGATCTGCAAAGTCAGTGGTAACCAGACAAAAAACAGTATTCTATATTCTATCGAACTGTAATTTCAACATGAGATGGCAACCCATAGATCAATAGAAGTATAGTGAATACAAAAGTTCAGTGCATTTTCCAGAAAGTCATTTATTCtagtaacaactttacaaaatgaaTAAATTTACATACTTTTTGGTCATACATGTGTGAaaacaatcaaaataaaataagttcaTTGTCCATACAAAGTGTCAGAAGTCCAAATCACACCAGCTGAAGGATAGAAATTCAGCGTTGGCTGGTGTCTCGAGATCTGTACGTGATTCCTCGGCTCTTCATCTCTCTCACAATACCAGCTGGCAGGCGACCAGACACTGATATCGCATATACTCCTTTAGTGAACCTATCTGCAGAAAAAATTGGTTTAGCACATTACTAGgtcaaataaataaaactaaatataaaaaacaatgtattttctgtaatgtaattttaaatattaCTTACTTATCCGCTGCCATTTACAGACCCAGCTGTCCTCAGGACTCATTGCAGCAATCATCCTGCATgtatagaaacaaaaattaatattaatataaaaATCATTACATCAAGTAACAGCTGGAAATGAATTAAAACAAAAGCTAGAGTGCAGAAAAATACTGTCCTTGCCTTGCTGTGTTTCGGCATTTTACAATTGTGTTttcttttagggcacaaaaacaactaaggtcatttGCATCCATGTCAGAACCATAGAACAATACGATGAAAAAGGAGTTAAATGCAACTATGCGTTAAGCCCAATTGACGGAAGGAAGGTAGCTAAAaacaaggacttcctcttggagTAAGGTCCACGACATATGCCACAGAGAcaacagaggtcctgaactaaagattaaatgtccttccccTTATTGCTATGATGGAAAAACGCAAAAAGCGGTCAACAGTCCACACATCATTCATTAAAACAGCCAATAACTCGGATGGCAAATACAAATTagaacataagtggttaaaaaaagggcattccatcaggaaatggtgaaCCGTCAAAGATTGGTGACAATAAGCACAAAGAGGCAGCGGATCATCACTTAACAAACGGCCATGGCTAAAACGAGCCCAGTatacaacctagctaaaatgatctccttggGCTGACAGGAGGTCGGCCAAACAGCCGGGAAaggtttaattccctggagcttgttcccatgaaggaaaGACCAGGGGTAAGGCCAAATGGACACCACCTgcagacagatggcaacacagagttcatcagaagcaatggaagaactagtgggctgaggtaggaGGACTACAGGGCAGCAGTGTAAGCAGCCTCGTTTCTTGTCAGACCGATATGACCacggacccacataaacatcacagtggctccatcaagaagaAGCAAGTGAAAGCTTTCTTGGACCCGTTGCACAAAGGCATGGACTGTGTACAGGACACAGAAGCTTGGAATGGCACTGagtgagttggagcaaatgacaattgaaaagcctgtgttgcttGAGTACTGCATggtctgatacagggcaaagagctccacTGTAAATTCTGAGCAATGTTCCAGAAGCCAATACTGAAAAAGGTTGGTCCCAATGACgcaggcacacccgacaccacagtcagtccaagagccatcagtgtacacaaaggttgGACA
This region includes:
- the LOC126166836 gene encoding transcription elongation factor SPT4-A isoform X1, with product MSLETIPKDLRNLRACLVCSLIKTLDQFEFDGCDNCDEFLRMKNNRDNVYDCTSANFDGMIAAMSPEDSWVCKWQRINRFTKGVYAISVSGRLPAGIVREMKSRGITYRSRDTSQR